A genome region from Candidatus Methanomethylophilaceae archaeon includes the following:
- a CDS encoding leucine-rich repeat protein, with protein sequence MGFLVRMLLVLSVLVASAALITVDAQESNALDGDFTVGDIGYRILDSDTVYACSLEAGVFSITVPASVTSPDGHEYDIQYVNFYNYSNLVSVVLSPGIEGIGPSDDWGGFCSCSRLTDVVIPESVRWISGGAFEYCHSLKSLYIPDSVSSIASNAFFGSGLVSVRLPENPGYMTMEEGLFSECTALQSVVIPSNVTTIGSSCFSGCDAIVQLVIPENVKKIADYALSDMDSLTFVDLRCDSNTDFGDMCLAPAPWNDTINFVKIKTSISKDTLLDNGAIVEEEKVGPDLEFGYVLSGNKGSDGNGYAWIMVDGHLKVWGTSEGMMLEGDDCFFVIEGVPGSENYYNVRDLIRDVEFVSDIPSGKYPIAGIGDDVFSHNWQDTIILPDDLELVYGDGINSARIVKASPGTNTLVTGEAGIMIVPDKNMVSFSPGDAKSLVIEVEMSVSDDGPMSCFLNGDTIDGVVFLAGDPYKPLIPGLDASEVSDGQLFSDVDGKVWHSATMDGKRTWVQVPGLRTVVFDFGPDYGIQLRKVVSDGFTIGCSDIVCSTLGNFAGWFDDGRFVSPDAKVEDVFGDNFIMILNAGWDGAFVVLGTGVTATVDRNVYTRYATVPLGSSMTVSFDDGDLYCAAGFDVSGSVYTPIAGMQTYSVTAKAVGSTNVTFDLDGGQSECGSMSVNIGSELPKSYVEPYKTGFYFVGYVTPQGDLLIAQTGSTASPCFVASVDGFTDEFGHWINENSAVTLKAVWNPHVTTVTLHNMGVVGDMLISATYDQFFPDLDLEQMGIGSDDYRFDGYYDAPGKDGVPAGNMIIDNGGKSVYIYKEVNPYFDGYTWKGDIETYDLYALWTPKYTLIIDGGQSIELSKKEVYEILTPENAGYTFSGWLLGGDADYSAAVYGSTDDSVDNLISEGQLFSGGDDTFVSSLCSALGGTVTMTSMWAPISYTVHFDFNGGRGGTTHVNALYGAVISVSAPEKENVFFEGWILGDQGEITSYAEQSDSEYGPFSDMEAGEKYGAGLDTLFVKNLACAQNAEVTLTAQWTTGQYYIRFDPGADGVGGSMPDMVAYFGTGCGLATHEYFRTGYSFVGWSTEKGGSVVYEDSQTVMDLAEAQNEIVILYAVWSVDQHRFSFKNTGATKIEDIVLDYGAPVPKPDNPEWPGHVFNGWIYNNRFVDIPSTMTYDDRVFYADWKTATYTVTVAKNANYGSLSRASFTVPYGTEISADGNVLNVGKDQCAASPKSPTSKYTYSFKGWTIPSGTVTGDMTVTANFA encoded by the coding sequence TTGGGCTTTCTTGTCCGCATGCTCCTCGTCCTGTCGGTTCTTGTCGCGTCAGCGGCCCTTATTACCGTCGATGCCCAGGAATCGAACGCTCTGGACGGGGATTTCACCGTCGGCGACATAGGATACAGAATCCTCGATTCGGATACTGTATATGCATGCAGCCTAGAGGCGGGAGTGTTCAGTATAACGGTTCCGGCCAGTGTCACCAGTCCGGACGGCCATGAATACGACATCCAATACGTTAATTTCTACAATTATAGTAATCTCGTGAGCGTAGTTCTCTCGCCGGGAATCGAGGGCATAGGCCCCTCTGATGACTGGGGCGGTTTCTGCAGTTGCAGCCGTCTGACTGACGTGGTCATCCCTGAATCGGTACGTTGGATAAGCGGGGGCGCATTCGAATACTGTCATTCGCTCAAGTCATTGTACATCCCGGACTCCGTGTCCAGCATTGCCAGTAATGCGTTCTTCGGCTCGGGGCTGGTCTCCGTGAGGCTTCCAGAGAACCCGGGATATATGACTATGGAGGAAGGGCTGTTCAGTGAATGCACTGCGCTCCAGTCCGTGGTCATCCCCAGCAACGTGACGACCATCGGGTCTTCCTGTTTCTCCGGGTGCGATGCCATCGTCCAGCTCGTCATACCGGAGAACGTCAAGAAGATCGCGGACTACGCTCTGAGCGACATGGACAGCCTGACGTTCGTAGACCTCCGCTGCGACTCGAACACGGATTTCGGCGACATGTGCCTCGCCCCTGCCCCATGGAACGACACCATCAACTTCGTGAAAATAAAGACCTCCATTTCCAAGGACACGCTGCTTGACAATGGGGCCATCGTCGAAGAAGAGAAGGTCGGCCCGGATCTGGAATTCGGGTACGTGCTCAGCGGAAATAAAGGTTCGGATGGAAACGGCTATGCATGGATCATGGTAGACGGCCATCTGAAGGTATGGGGAACCTCCGAAGGCATGATGTTGGAGGGAGACGACTGCTTCTTCGTCATCGAGGGAGTCCCGGGTTCCGAGAACTATTACAACGTCAGGGATCTGATCAGGGACGTCGAGTTCGTCAGCGACATACCCAGCGGGAAGTATCCCATCGCCGGAATAGGCGACGACGTGTTCTCTCACAACTGGCAGGACACCATAATCCTCCCCGACGACCTCGAGCTCGTGTACGGGGACGGAATCAACTCCGCCCGCATAGTCAAGGCCTCCCCCGGGACGAATACCCTCGTCACCGGCGAAGCCGGGATAATGATCGTCCCGGACAAGAACATGGTGTCGTTCAGCCCCGGCGATGCCAAATCCCTAGTGATAGAGGTCGAAATGTCCGTCTCCGACGACGGGCCTATGTCCTGTTTCCTCAACGGGGATACCATCGACGGCGTGGTATTCCTCGCCGGGGACCCATACAAACCCCTCATTCCCGGCCTGGATGCTTCGGAAGTCTCGGACGGGCAGCTCTTCTCCGATGTGGACGGGAAGGTCTGGCACTCTGCAACAATGGACGGCAAGCGCACCTGGGTGCAGGTTCCGGGTCTCCGCACCGTCGTGTTCGACTTCGGGCCGGACTACGGCATACAGCTCAGGAAGGTCGTCTCCGATGGCTTCACTATCGGGTGCTCCGACATCGTTTGCAGCACCCTCGGCAATTTCGCCGGATGGTTCGACGACGGCAGGTTCGTCTCTCCTGACGCCAAGGTGGAGGACGTATTCGGGGACAATTTCATCATGATCCTTAACGCGGGATGGGACGGCGCCTTCGTGGTCCTCGGGACCGGAGTCACCGCCACGGTCGACAGGAATGTATACACCAGGTACGCCACCGTACCCCTCGGTTCCTCCATGACCGTCTCCTTCGACGACGGAGACCTGTACTGCGCGGCCGGGTTCGACGTCTCCGGATCCGTGTACACCCCCATAGCGGGGATGCAGACCTACTCCGTGACCGCCAAGGCGGTGGGCTCCACCAACGTCACCTTCGACCTGGACGGGGGCCAGAGCGAATGCGGGAGCATGAGCGTCAACATAGGCTCGGAACTTCCCAAGTCCTATGTCGAGCCCTACAAGACGGGATTCTACTTCGTCGGATACGTGACCCCGCAGGGAGATCTGCTGATCGCCCAGACCGGCTCTACCGCCAGCCCTTGTTTCGTCGCCTCCGTCGATGGGTTCACGGACGAGTTCGGACATTGGATCAACGAGAACTCCGCCGTCACCCTCAAGGCCGTGTGGAATCCGCACGTCACCACGGTCACCCTGCACAACATGGGGGTCGTGGGGGATATGTTGATTTCCGCCACCTACGATCAGTTCTTCCCCGATCTCGACCTGGAACAGATGGGAATCGGGAGCGACGACTACAGGTTCGACGGGTATTACGACGCCCCCGGCAAGGACGGCGTGCCCGCCGGGAACATGATAATCGATAACGGTGGGAAATCGGTATACATCTACAAAGAGGTCAATCCCTATTTTGACGGATACACGTGGAAGGGCGATATCGAGACTTACGACCTTTACGCCCTCTGGACGCCCAAGTACACGCTGATCATCGACGGCGGGCAGAGCATCGAGCTATCCAAAAAGGAGGTCTATGAGATCCTCACACCGGAAAATGCCGGCTACACGTTCAGCGGATGGCTTCTCGGCGGCGATGCCGACTACTCCGCCGCCGTGTACGGCTCCACCGACGACTCGGTGGACAATCTCATATCCGAAGGCCAGCTGTTCTCCGGGGGCGACGACACCTTCGTCTCGTCCCTCTGCTCCGCCTTGGGCGGGACCGTCACCATGACGTCGATGTGGGCCCCCATATCGTACACGGTCCATTTCGATTTCAACGGAGGCCGGGGCGGAACCACCCACGTCAACGCGCTATACGGAGCAGTCATATCCGTCTCCGCGCCGGAAAAAGAGAACGTGTTCTTCGAAGGATGGATTCTCGGGGACCAGGGCGAGATCACGTCGTATGCGGAGCAGTCCGATTCGGAGTACGGACCGTTCAGCGATATGGAGGCCGGCGAGAAGTACGGCGCCGGACTGGATACGCTGTTCGTGAAGAATCTAGCCTGCGCTCAGAACGCGGAAGTGACGCTCACCGCCCAGTGGACCACGGGGCAGTACTACATCAGGTTCGATCCCGGCGCCGACGGCGTCGGGGGGAGCATGCCCGACATGGTCGCGTACTTCGGCACGGGATGCGGGCTCGCTACCCACGAATATTTCCGTACCGGCTATTCGTTCGTCGGATGGTCCACCGAGAAGGGCGGCAGCGTCGTCTACGAGGACAGCCAAACGGTCATGGACCTGGCTGAAGCCCAGAACGAGATCGTCATCCTGTATGCGGTATGGAGCGTGGATCAGCACAGGTTCAGCTTCAAGAACACCGGGGCGACCAAGATAGAGGACATCGTCCTCGACTACGGCGCCCCCGTCCCGAAGCCGGACAACCCTGAGTGGCCCGGGCACGTCTTCAACGGGTGGATCTACAACAACCGTTTTGTAGACATACCGTCCACCATGACCTACGACGACAGGGTGTTCTACGCCGATTGGAAGACTGCCACCTACACCGTCACCGTAGCCAAGAACGCCAACTACGGCTCGTTAAGCAGGGCCAGCTTCACCGTCCCCTACGGTACCGAGATATCGGCGGACGGCAACGTTCTGAACGTCGGAAAGGACCAGTGCGCGGCATCGCCCAAATCACCGACCAGCAAGTACACCTACAGCTTCAAGGGCTGGACCATACCCTCGGGCACCGTGACCGGCGACATGACGGTGACGGCGAACTTCGCC
- a CDS encoding tyrosine-type recombinase/integrase — MKVEQAVRLLVGRKLIMKEPKSFGSGRTMGKSEMRAELIDQWNAECGHPERGFIFFSTTRAGAPVHPDSITTHTRRLSQKLGFHFSLHTLRHTFISKALTIIKADPKTVQSIAGHSDCRVTMDIYARSETEAKAEVQRSYEEYFIGCVSRPATNLNDADENFSLVSYAASIISTQNQISSRSKLDQKIAAVSTGTEKTDGSL, encoded by the coding sequence ATTAAGGTCGAGCAGGCCGTCCGGCTCCTGGTCGGGCGAAAGCTGATCATGAAGGAGCCGAAGTCTTTCGGGTCCGGGAGGACCATGGGGAAATCCGAGATGCGGGCCGAGCTGATTGACCAATGGAACGCAGAGTGCGGGCATCCCGAAAGGGGTTTCATCTTCTTTTCCACGACGCGCGCCGGCGCCCCGGTCCATCCGGATTCGATAACGACCCACACCCGCAGGCTGTCCCAGAAGCTGGGGTTCCACTTCTCCCTGCACACCCTGAGGCATACCTTCATATCCAAGGCTCTGACGATAATCAAGGCGGATCCCAAGACCGTGCAGAGCATCGCCGGGCACAGCGACTGCAGGGTAACCATGGACATTTACGCAAGATCTGAGACCGAGGCGAAGGCCGAAGTCCAGAGGTCCTACGAGGAATACTTCATAGGATGCGTCTCCAGACCTGCAACAAATCTCAATGATGCTGACGAGAATTTCAGCCTAGTATCTTACGCCGCATCGATTATTTCGACGCAAAATCAAATATCTTCTAGATCAAAACTAGATCAAAAAATAGCCGCGGTTTCCACTGGAACCGAAAAAACCGACGGTTCTTTATAA
- a CDS encoding peptidylprolyl isomerase, whose protein sequence is MADEAKRLIRFNFRSYIADEDRLYDTNIAEAAKEAGIYNEKYPYEPVAHITGTDRLFKDLEDALAAAEVGKEYEVTIPCERAAGVRNPKNVEYYPLKNFLKEDQYPQPGMTVNIGNKKGTIASVGAGRVKVDFNNPLAGHDLMYKFTVTEEITDPVEKAKAIVEADFSMADGFEFEIAEDKVVVKEPDLCKYDNNWAIAKYKVVTDLRSVFGIDRIEFLQVWDIPKKAEEKKE, encoded by the coding sequence ATGGCAGACGAAGCAAAGAGGCTTATTCGTTTCAATTTCAGATCGTATATCGCAGATGAGGACAGGCTCTACGACACCAACATCGCCGAGGCCGCCAAAGAAGCGGGAATCTACAACGAGAAGTATCCCTATGAGCCCGTCGCTCATATCACCGGAACTGACAGGCTTTTCAAGGATCTCGAGGACGCTCTCGCCGCGGCCGAAGTCGGCAAAGAATACGAAGTCACCATCCCCTGCGAGAGGGCTGCCGGAGTAAGGAACCCCAAGAACGTGGAGTACTACCCCCTCAAGAACTTCCTCAAAGAGGACCAGTACCCCCAGCCTGGAATGACCGTCAACATCGGCAACAAGAAAGGAACGATCGCCTCCGTCGGAGCCGGCCGCGTCAAGGTCGACTTCAACAACCCGCTTGCCGGCCACGACCTCATGTACAAGTTCACGGTCACAGAGGAGATCACCGATCCCGTCGAGAAAGCGAAGGCAATCGTCGAGGCCGATTTCTCCATGGCCGATGGATTCGAGTTCGAAATCGCCGAAGACAAAGTCGTCGTCAAAGAGCCCGATCTCTGCAAATACGACAACAACTGGGCCATTGCCAAGTACAAAGTCGTCACTGACCTCAGGTCCGTCTTCGGCATCGACAGGATCGAGTTCCTGCAGGTTTGGGACATCCCCAAGAAAGCCGAAGAAAAGAAAGAGTGA
- a CDS encoding NAD(P)/FAD-dependent oxidoreductase: protein MDKIGCRVLIIGSGPAGASAAYHLSRLGEKNVLMIEKFSEKAYRRYQSICGEAVSDRMMKRAGIETSHIIRRVEAIEIVSKNASSTRIKVSGAIVDRAGMLEELISRSGVKRIRASLRTVSRRPEGGFVAHTSEGDIECDVIIGADGAHSTVRKCIFGTRPEQLVPVINAVVPGNSDGTLRFRMEAGDDGFYSWDFPSAEGKKSIGFKKGFGTIPIDSEHGARCIPIGRLPHAAQDGCFLAGDAAGLPNPLSYGGIGAALVSGRKAAEAAASGDWRRYDSWVDHDRAFDRRFMDAHRKVKLWTEEDIEVAMRPLSGNATILKGFFAMLRHPRFARVYMACWLGFRIGW, encoded by the coding sequence ATGGATAAGATCGGTTGCAGGGTTCTTATCATAGGCTCGGGTCCAGCGGGAGCTTCTGCGGCATACCATCTTTCTCGGCTCGGTGAGAAAAACGTCCTGATGATCGAAAAATTCTCGGAGAAAGCCTATCGCAGATACCAATCGATATGCGGGGAGGCCGTCAGCGATAGGATGATGAAACGCGCAGGAATAGAGACGTCCCACATAATCCGCCGGGTGGAGGCCATAGAGATCGTCTCCAAGAACGCCAGTTCGACGCGCATCAAAGTCAGCGGGGCCATCGTAGATCGCGCAGGGATGTTGGAGGAGCTTATTTCCAGATCCGGCGTGAAACGCATCAGAGCTTCGCTGAGAACCGTATCCAGGCGTCCCGAAGGCGGTTTCGTGGCGCATACCAGCGAGGGGGACATCGAATGCGATGTTATCATAGGGGCGGACGGGGCGCATTCCACGGTGAGAAAATGCATATTCGGCACCCGCCCAGAGCAATTGGTGCCGGTGATAAATGCCGTAGTGCCCGGAAATTCCGACGGAACGCTGAGATTCCGCATGGAAGCCGGGGATGACGGGTTCTACAGCTGGGATTTCCCATCGGCAGAAGGGAAGAAATCGATCGGATTCAAGAAGGGCTTCGGCACGATCCCTATTGATTCAGAGCACGGCGCCCGCTGCATACCGATCGGCCGTCTGCCGCACGCAGCGCAGGATGGGTGCTTCTTGGCGGGAGACGCCGCCGGGCTCCCGAATCCTCTGAGTTATGGCGGAATAGGCGCCGCTTTGGTATCCGGGAGAAAGGCAGCAGAGGCGGCGGCCTCAGGCGATTGGCGCAGGTACGATTCATGGGTCGATCATGACAGGGCGTTCGACAGGCGCTTCATGGATGCCCATAGAAAAGTAAAATTATGGACCGAAGAAGATATAGAAGTAGCGATGCGTCCGCTGTCCGGAAACGCAACTATTCTTAAAGGTTTCTTTGCGATGCTTCGTCATCCGCGTTTTGCGCGCGTATATATGGCTTGTTGGCTGGGATTCCGCATTGGATGGTAA
- a CDS encoding radical SAM protein — MKDYLSVVIKPTLFCDTSCRHCYHTPEERVKGSMSLATVESIMKRVSEEYEAAWFIWHGGEPLTLPLSFYKEAIAIEEKCFGKGSFRCGNTIQTNGLNLNRRLMAYCRQKQINIGVSYEGPYNSVLREGDVSKAIASLSDKDNKYSASATISAETASHQKDIYRYFRDRKTDVSLSPVIPAGCAKCGGLVPDPDEFIKGSIEAFDDWLFDAGSEIPLIPHYLYVLNYLGEPVASDCAHTSCLTKWICVNPDGSVYPCAKACPPEFRMGNINEVASISELFRSEGFVNILRGSIERREKCRDCEIYRYCGGGCSMDFYHECGIENNTGDSCRIYKEIFSHVASEIQKILDEKPDMSGYNRFVRDAIIGKLVNPKSVIQ, encoded by the coding sequence ATGAAAGATTATCTTTCTGTGGTGATCAAGCCAACCCTTTTTTGCGATACCAGCTGCAGACACTGCTACCACACGCCCGAAGAGCGGGTAAAAGGCAGCATGTCCTTGGCAACCGTAGAGAGCATAATGAAGCGCGTCTCCGAGGAGTACGAGGCCGCGTGGTTCATATGGCATGGGGGAGAACCCCTGACATTGCCATTGTCCTTCTACAAGGAAGCAATAGCAATCGAGGAGAAGTGCTTCGGCAAAGGCTCCTTCCGCTGCGGGAATACGATACAGACCAACGGCCTGAATCTCAACAGGAGGCTGATGGCATACTGCAGGCAGAAGCAGATCAACATCGGCGTCTCGTATGAAGGCCCATACAACAGCGTCCTGAGAGAGGGCGACGTCTCCAAAGCCATCGCATCCCTTTCGGACAAGGACAACAAATATTCGGCCAGCGCGACCATCTCGGCGGAGACGGCATCCCATCAGAAAGACATCTACCGCTATTTCCGCGACAGGAAAACCGACGTGTCCCTTTCCCCAGTCATCCCGGCCGGGTGCGCCAAATGCGGCGGTCTGGTGCCGGACCCGGACGAATTCATAAAGGGAAGCATAGAGGCCTTCGACGACTGGCTGTTCGATGCCGGCTCTGAGATACCTCTGATCCCGCATTATCTGTATGTCCTGAATTATCTCGGCGAGCCGGTCGCCTCGGATTGCGCGCATACGTCCTGCCTTACGAAATGGATCTGCGTCAATCCGGATGGGTCCGTCTACCCCTGCGCCAAAGCCTGCCCTCCGGAATTCAGGATGGGGAACATCAACGAAGTCGCTTCCATCTCCGAGCTGTTCAGATCCGAGGGTTTCGTCAACATCCTCCGCGGTTCCATAGAGAGGCGCGAGAAATGCAGAGACTGCGAGATCTACCGCTATTGCGGCGGCGGATGCAGCATGGATTTCTATCACGAATGCGGGATCGAGAACAATACCGGAGACTCATGCAGGATTTACAAGGAAATCTTCTCGCATGTGGCTTCTGAAATCCAGAAGATACTGGACGAGAAGCCGGATATGTCCGGATACAACCGTTTCGTCCGGGATGCCATCATAGGCAAGCTGGTCAATCCCAAATCAGTAATACAATGA
- a CDS encoding RidA family protein: MEKISTDKAPAAAGPYSQAVESDGIVYASGQIPVHPATGKMPESIADQARQALENLRNVIEASGSSMGKVLKVTIYLTDMSAFPEVNGIYAGFFSEPYPARSCVGCASLPKGAKIEVDAIAAR; encoded by the coding sequence ATGGAAAAAATCAGCACAGACAAAGCGCCAGCGGCGGCGGGGCCCTACTCGCAGGCCGTAGAAAGCGATGGGATAGTATACGCGTCGGGGCAGATACCTGTCCACCCGGCCACCGGGAAGATGCCGGAATCTATCGCCGACCAAGCCAGACAGGCTCTGGAGAATCTGAGGAACGTCATAGAAGCTTCCGGGTCGTCTATGGGCAAGGTCCTGAAGGTCACCATTTATCTGACGGACATGTCCGCTTTCCCCGAAGTCAACGGGATCTATGCCGGATTCTTTTCCGAACCGTATCCGGCCAGAAGCTGCGTCGGATGCGCCTCGCTGCCTAAGGGCGCTAAAATTGAAGTGGATGCGATCGCCGCCCGCTGA
- the cobO gene encoding cob(I)yrinic acid a,c-diamide adenosyltransferase translates to MAAEAEVKKKLGLVQVYTGNGKGKTTACLGLAFRAAGRGLNVIMLQFLKPAKGYGEHMAAELIPNFEIVPMGADHMAGREITRDEDIELTKRGILKAEEVLTSGRYDLVILDEINNSMKFGLIGPQEVIAMLERRAPNTEVVLSGRGVPQEIVDYADLVTEMRLVKHPFDKGIGARKGIEY, encoded by the coding sequence ATGGCAGCAGAAGCTGAAGTCAAAAAGAAGCTGGGATTGGTCCAGGTTTACACCGGAAACGGCAAAGGCAAAACTACCGCCTGCCTCGGGCTCGCCTTCCGGGCCGCCGGAAGAGGGCTGAACGTCATCATGCTCCAATTCCTCAAGCCCGCCAAAGGATACGGGGAGCATATGGCTGCGGAGCTGATCCCGAATTTCGAGATCGTCCCCATGGGAGCCGACCACATGGCTGGGAGGGAGATCACCCGCGATGAGGACATAGAGCTCACCAAAAGAGGCATCTTGAAGGCCGAGGAAGTCCTTACCTCAGGCAGATACGACCTTGTCATACTGGATGAGATCAACAATTCGATGAAATTCGGTCTGATCGGCCCCCAGGAAGTCATAGCCATGCTCGAAAGACGCGCTCCGAACACAGAAGTGGTCCTCAGCGGAAGGGGCGTCCCCCAGGAGATCGTGGATTATGCCGATCTCGTGACCGAGATGAGGCTGGTGAAGCATCCGTTCGACAAAGGCATAGGCGCCAGAAAAGGCATAGAGTATTGA
- a CDS encoding MFS transporter, which produces MDGYTSSESKRLMIACCAAAFITPLLSTMMNLSLDALGKEFEVGSHALGYVNTAFLLSSVIFLIPLAKLGDIVGKRKMFIFGVLTVALACIAAPFSPNFWMVIVCRAVIGVGAAALACTSVSMIADVFDSGRRGWALGINTTCVYLGLALGPFIGGMLNDALGWRALFYVILPFAAIAIAFVLSFRHEIAPDRGEKLSVSGSVLYGVSILLAMGGVINLPELWAVILLIIGAALGAVFLRSQIRSENRILEVGLFRNRMFSGSCAAAFLNYASSYSISFFMALYLQSVQGLSATEAGTMMLVQPAVQALLSSYFGRKSDLMADKRILPTAGMILIAIGVASIMFYSIDTPAWCIISMMVLVGFGFAMFSAPNTSLIMSSVPPQETGEASAMVSVMRQTGMMVSMGIAMTLISVIMGSADNIVPETYGDYMEVMRITFAICTVMCLAGAAASMLRGKGNQESF; this is translated from the coding sequence GTGGACGGTTACACAAGCTCGGAGAGCAAACGCCTCATGATCGCATGCTGCGCGGCCGCATTCATCACGCCGCTGCTGAGCACCATGATGAACCTTTCCCTGGATGCCCTCGGTAAAGAGTTCGAAGTCGGGTCTCATGCGCTGGGTTATGTCAACACCGCATTCCTTCTTTCTTCCGTCATATTCCTGATACCGCTGGCCAAATTGGGGGACATAGTCGGGAAGCGCAAGATGTTCATCTTCGGGGTGCTTACAGTGGCTCTGGCTTGCATCGCCGCGCCGTTCAGCCCGAATTTTTGGATGGTCATCGTTTGCAGAGCTGTAATAGGCGTCGGAGCGGCCGCGCTGGCCTGCACCAGCGTATCGATGATAGCCGACGTGTTCGACAGCGGAAGGAGAGGATGGGCGCTGGGCATCAACACCACCTGCGTCTATCTGGGATTGGCTCTGGGCCCATTCATAGGCGGGATGCTAAACGACGCCCTCGGATGGCGCGCCTTATTCTATGTGATTCTGCCGTTCGCGGCGATAGCCATCGCGTTTGTGCTGTCGTTCAGGCATGAGATCGCGCCGGACAGAGGGGAGAAGCTCAGCGTCTCGGGCTCCGTCCTTTATGGCGTCTCGATACTGCTGGCCATGGGAGGCGTGATCAATCTTCCGGAGCTTTGGGCAGTCATTCTCCTCATCATAGGAGCAGCTCTCGGAGCCGTGTTCCTGCGCTCCCAGATCAGGTCCGAGAACCGTATTTTGGAGGTAGGCCTCTTCAGGAACCGCATGTTCTCTGGCTCGTGCGCCGCCGCTTTCCTGAACTATGCGTCCTCGTACTCCATATCGTTTTTCATGGCTCTCTATCTGCAGAGCGTCCAGGGATTGAGCGCCACAGAAGCCGGGACCATGATGCTGGTGCAGCCGGCGGTTCAGGCCTTGCTGTCATCGTATTTCGGCAGGAAATCCGATCTGATGGCTGACAAGCGCATCCTTCCCACCGCAGGAATGATTCTGATAGCTATCGGCGTAGCATCCATCATGTTCTACAGCATAGACACCCCGGCCTGGTGCATAATATCCATGATGGTGCTGGTCGGATTCGGTTTCGCCATGTTCTCGGCCCCGAACACGTCATTGATCATGTCTTCGGTTCCGCCGCAGGAGACCGGGGAAGCGTCCGCGATGGTATCCGTGATGAGGCAGACCGGCATGATGGTGAGCATGGGGATAGCCATGACTCTCATCTCAGTCATAATGGGGTCGGCCGACAACATCGTACCGGAGACTTACGGCGATTACATGGAAGTCATGAGGATCACTTTCGCCATATGCACAGTGATGTGCCTGGCCGGAGCCGCCGCGTCGATGCTGAGAGGAAAGGGAAACCAGGAGAGTTTCTGA
- a CDS encoding lactate dehydrogenase, translated as MKVFAYSCRRFDEQYYFERYAKEFGFDLGFTEEPPTASNCGLAAGSDFVSVLTTPVTADMLDRFSELGVKMVCTRTIGYNHIDLEHAESIGMAVSHITYSIDGVAEYTVMMILAAIRNLKMIQANNARNDFRLDGLMGRQLKDMTVGIIGAGSAGKAVLRDLSGFGCRLIYFNRSPSPDADRYAARVGMDELLAESDVISLHLEHNGETHHIIGGEEFSKMKEGAFLVNAARGPLVDSGAMVSALRSGRLAGAALDVIEGEFGLYYNDCRDMDLEGHIMNELRSFPNVLVTHHMAFYYDKAISDMVRNSFLAMLAMSKGEEVPFRLA; from the coding sequence ATGAAGGTCTTCGCTTACAGCTGCCGCAGATTCGACGAGCAGTATTATTTCGAGAGATATGCCAAGGAATTCGGCTTCGATCTGGGATTCACAGAAGAGCCTCCGACAGCATCGAATTGCGGTCTGGCCGCCGGGAGCGATTTCGTGTCCGTGCTCACGACACCGGTCACCGCGGATATGCTGGACAGATTCTCGGAGCTCGGGGTGAAGATGGTATGCACCCGTACGATAGGGTACAACCACATCGATCTGGAGCATGCGGAGAGCATCGGCATGGCGGTCTCGCACATCACATACAGCATCGACGGGGTGGCGGAATACACCGTGATGATGATTCTGGCTGCGATAAGGAATCTGAAGATGATACAGGCGAACAACGCCAGGAACGATTTCAGATTGGATGGCCTCATGGGAAGGCAGCTGAAGGATATGACCGTGGGCATAATCGGGGCGGGTTCCGCCGGAAAAGCGGTCCTCCGCGACCTTTCCGGCTTCGGATGCAGGCTGATCTACTTCAACCGCAGCCCTTCACCGGATGCCGACAGATATGCCGCCCGGGTCGGGATGGACGAGCTTCTGGCGGAGAGCGATGTGATCTCTCTGCATTTAGAGCACAACGGCGAGACCCACCACATAATCGGCGGGGAGGAGTTCTCCAAGATGAAGGAGGGAGCCTTCCTGGTCAACGCCGCCAGAGGGCCGCTCGTGGATTCCGGGGCGATGGTCTCAGCGCTGAGGTCCGGTCGTCTGGCAGGGGCCGCTTTGGACGTGATAGAGGGCGAATTCGGGCTCTATTACAACGATTGCAGGGATATGGATCTGGAAGGCCACATCATGAACGAGCTGCGCTCTTTCCCCAACGTTCTGGTCACCCACCACATGGCTTTCTATTACGACAAAGCCATATCGGATATGGTCCGCAACAGCTTTCTGGCCATGCTGGCGATGTCGAAAGGAGAGGAAGTTCCGTTCCGTTTGGCATGA